The Streptomyces sp. NBC_01197 genome window below encodes:
- a CDS encoding 3'-5' exonuclease yields the protein MPCWFEGPLAAFDTETTGVDVEDDRIVSAALVVQDTAGGRPRTTRWLVNPGIPVPAGATEIHGLTDLHLQRNGRWPSPVVAEIARALAEQCAAGRPLVVMNAPFDLTLLDRELRRHRASSLGRYLGESPLRVLDPRVLDKHLDRYRKGHRTLTDLCEQYEVRLDGAHDAAADALASLELVRAIGRRFAGRLERLTPGELHTLQTTWHAAQARGLQAWFARQGTPEAVDPSWPLRTELSVVA from the coding sequence ATGCCGTGCTGGTTCGAAGGACCCCTGGCAGCTTTTGACACCGAGACGACGGGCGTGGACGTCGAGGACGACCGCATCGTGTCCGCCGCACTGGTCGTGCAGGACACCGCGGGAGGGCGGCCGCGCACCACCCGCTGGCTGGTGAATCCGGGCATCCCGGTGCCCGCGGGCGCCACCGAGATCCATGGTCTGACCGATCTCCATCTGCAGCGCAACGGCCGCTGGCCGTCGCCCGTGGTGGCGGAGATAGCCAGGGCGCTGGCCGAGCAGTGTGCGGCGGGCCGTCCACTGGTGGTCATGAACGCACCCTTCGATCTGACCCTGCTCGACCGGGAGTTGAGACGCCACCGCGCCTCGTCGCTCGGCCGGTACCTCGGGGAGTCGCCGCTGCGGGTGCTGGACCCGCGCGTCCTGGACAAACACCTGGACCGCTACCGCAAGGGCCACCGCACGCTGACGGATCTCTGCGAGCAGTACGAGGTACGACTGGACGGCGCCCATGACGCGGCCGCGGACGCACTGGCCTCACTGGAGCTCGTACGGGCGATAGGGCGCCGGTTCGCGGGGCGGCTGGAGCGGCTGACACCCGGTGAGCTGCACACGCTGCAGACGACCTGGCACGCGGCGCAGGCGCGCGGACTGCAGGCCTGGTTCGCCCGGCAGGGCACACCGGAGGCCGTGGATCCGTCGTGGCCGCTGCGGACCGAACTGTCCGTGGTGGCCTGA
- a CDS encoding potassium channel family protein — protein MDVLSPGERLRHWEERTEVPLFAAALLFLACYAVHVLAQGPDPLLRDVALGAALAVWLVFVVDYGVRLVLSGQGLRFPRTHRMDTLVVILPLLRLLRMVQLYNAVQQRRAQPRLDLHARVIAYAGLSALLLAFAGALAVYSCEHAAPGATIRTFGDALWWAAATLSTVGYGDVSPVTPLGRVIAVAMMACGIALLGAVTGSFSSWLLQSFRRDDEKPPES, from the coding sequence ATGGACGTCCTGAGCCCCGGCGAGCGGCTGCGCCACTGGGAGGAACGCACGGAGGTGCCGCTCTTCGCGGCCGCGCTGCTCTTCCTCGCCTGCTACGCGGTCCACGTACTGGCGCAGGGCCCCGATCCCCTGCTGCGGGACGTGGCGCTCGGAGCGGCCCTCGCGGTCTGGCTGGTCTTCGTAGTGGACTACGGGGTTCGGCTCGTCCTGAGCGGCCAGGGGCTGCGCTTCCCTCGTACGCACCGGATGGACACGCTGGTGGTGATTCTGCCGCTGCTGCGGCTGCTGCGGATGGTTCAGCTCTACAACGCCGTACAGCAGAGGCGGGCGCAGCCCCGGCTGGATCTGCACGCCCGGGTCATCGCGTACGCGGGCCTCTCGGCGCTGCTGCTCGCTTTCGCCGGCGCGCTCGCCGTCTACAGCTGCGAGCACGCGGCGCCCGGCGCCACCATCCGCACCTTCGGGGACGCGCTGTGGTGGGCCGCCGCCACGCTGTCGACGGTCGGCTACGGCGACGTGTCACCCGTGACACCGCTCGGACGGGTCATCGCGGTGGCCATGATGGCGTGCGGGATCGCCCTGCTGGGCGCCGTGACGGGCTCGTTCTCGTCGTGGCTGCTGCAGAGCTTCCGGCGGGACGACGAGAAGCCCCCGGAGAGCTGA
- a CDS encoding DUF4365 domain-containing protein, with the protein MALTQPERGPLVPERLALLRGSLATTACMETFQVGYLHAVAAASGCSLSQPFPDNGIDWHVSHGAPDHTVDDEVTIKVQLKCTYQIAPDPPGAAFSFTLDNAHLVKLARTPVSVHKILVVMLVPRTRDDWLRAGHDRLDLRHCCYWTNLAGHPVTGRHRTTVRIPTSRIFDDRALCEIMTRVGAGGRP; encoded by the coding sequence ATGGCGCTCACGCAGCCCGAACGGGGCCCCCTGGTGCCCGAGCGGCTCGCGCTGCTGCGCGGTTCGCTCGCCACCACCGCCTGTATGGAGACCTTTCAGGTGGGATATCTGCACGCGGTCGCGGCCGCTTCGGGATGTTCGCTGTCCCAGCCCTTCCCGGACAACGGGATCGACTGGCATGTGAGCCACGGAGCTCCGGACCACACCGTGGACGACGAAGTGACGATCAAGGTGCAGCTGAAATGCACCTACCAGATCGCCCCGGATCCGCCCGGCGCGGCCTTCTCCTTCACGCTCGACAACGCCCATCTCGTGAAGCTCGCCCGTACGCCGGTCTCGGTGCACAAGATCCTCGTCGTGATGCTCGTGCCGCGGACCCGGGACGACTGGCTGCGGGCCGGTCACGACCGGCTCGATCTGCGGCACTGCTGTTACTGGACCAACCTGGCAGGCCACCCGGTGACGGGCCGGCACAGGACCACCGTGCGGATCCCGACCTCGCGGATATTCGACGACCGAGCACTCTGCGAGATCATGACCCGTGTCGGGGCCGGAGGGAGACCTTGA
- a CDS encoding DsbA family protein translates to MSDSSPSRRVVLDVWCELQCPDCHSALDDVRALRARYGDRLDLRLRHFPLEKHRHAYAAAQAAEEAFEQGQGWPYTEAVLARTGELASRGEPVLLEAAGELGLDTDEFDTVLIDGRHMLTVDADHAEGKAIGVTGTPTYVIGGERLDGGNSQKGLRERIEEIADRLLAAGA, encoded by the coding sequence ATGAGTGACTCCTCCCCCTCCCGCCGCGTCGTCCTGGACGTCTGGTGCGAGCTCCAGTGCCCCGACTGCCACAGCGCCCTGGACGACGTACGCGCGCTGCGGGCCCGCTACGGCGACCGTCTCGACCTGCGGCTGCGCCACTTTCCGCTGGAGAAGCACCGGCACGCCTACGCGGCGGCCCAGGCGGCGGAGGAGGCGTTCGAGCAGGGGCAGGGCTGGCCGTACACGGAGGCCGTGCTCGCCCGCACCGGGGAGCTGGCCTCCCGGGGCGAGCCGGTCCTGCTGGAGGCGGCCGGTGAACTCGGCCTGGACACCGATGAGTTCGACACGGTGCTGATCGACGGCCGGCACATGCTGACCGTCGACGCCGACCATGCCGAGGGCAAGGCGATCGGCGTCACCGGCACCCCGACCTATGTCATCGGCGGCGAACGGCTGGACGGCGGCAATAGCCAGAAAGGTCTGCGCGAGCGGATCGAGGAGATCGCCGACCGGCTGCTCGCCGCCGGAGCCTGA
- a CDS encoding LacI family DNA-binding transcriptional regulator, translating to MAGIKDVAGRAGVSVGTVSNVINRPASVSPETRARVQAAIAELGYVRSESARQLRAGSSRIVALLVLDMGNPFFVDIARGAERAARSAGLGVMVCNSDQSAAEEAAYLSLFAEQRVLGVLVTPADPTGKSLEDFGRHGIPSVLVDRVASGAASCAVSVDDVQGGALAVGHLVAAGHRSIAFVTGPPELRQIQDRRKGALAALQEAGLPPEALVEISTGRLDVAAGRDAGARLVGLVPRPTAVFCVNDLLALGVLQSLYAAGVKVPQDMAIVGYDDIEFAAAAAVPLTSVRQPAVLMGRMAAELLLEEAGYAGDAEHLHRGVMLQPELVVRASSIPPH from the coding sequence GTGGCAGGCATCAAGGACGTGGCCGGACGTGCGGGCGTCTCGGTCGGCACCGTGTCCAACGTCATCAACCGGCCGGCCTCCGTCTCGCCGGAGACCCGCGCCCGGGTGCAGGCGGCCATCGCTGAACTCGGCTATGTACGGAGCGAGTCGGCCAGACAGCTGAGGGCCGGCAGCAGCCGGATCGTGGCGCTGCTCGTGCTCGACATGGGCAACCCCTTCTTCGTGGACATCGCCCGCGGGGCCGAACGGGCCGCCCGCAGTGCCGGGCTCGGAGTCATGGTCTGCAACAGCGACCAGAGCGCGGCGGAGGAAGCCGCCTACCTCTCGCTCTTCGCCGAGCAGCGGGTGCTGGGCGTGCTGGTCACCCCGGCCGACCCCACCGGGAAGAGCCTGGAGGACTTCGGCCGGCACGGTATCCCCTCCGTCCTGGTCGACCGGGTGGCGTCCGGCGCTGCCTCCTGCGCGGTTTCGGTCGACGATGTCCAGGGCGGCGCCCTGGCCGTGGGCCATCTCGTCGCCGCGGGGCACCGGTCGATCGCGTTCGTCACCGGGCCGCCGGAACTGCGCCAGATCCAGGACCGCAGGAAGGGCGCGCTGGCCGCGCTCCAGGAGGCAGGACTGCCGCCCGAGGCCCTCGTGGAGATCTCCACGGGCCGGCTCGACGTGGCGGCGGGCCGGGACGCCGGCGCCCGTCTGGTCGGTCTTGTGCCACGGCCGACCGCCGTCTTCTGCGTGAACGACCTGCTGGCGCTCGGCGTGCTCCAGTCGCTGTACGCCGCGGGCGTCAAGGTGCCGCAGGACATGGCCATCGTCGGCTACGACGACATCGAGTTCGCGGCGGCGGCCGCCGTACCGCTGACCTCGGTACGTCAGCCGGCGGTGCTGATGGGGCGGATGGCGGCCGAACTCCTCCTGGAGGAGGCCGGGTACGCGGGCGACGCAGAGCATCTGCACCGCGGTGTCATGCTCCAGCCCGAGCTCGTCGTCCGGGCGTCCAGCATTCCGCCGCACTGA
- a CDS encoding GNAT family N-acetyltransferase — protein sequence MTTTLRPTGPLQQGAEGARARSYEVCVNSRPVGAVDLRTDPAFGPAGGVIDGLRIDEPDRGRGRGAVAALAAEEVLRGWGCDRVRIGVPADATAALRLADALGYTLLNSHLLKELPQQPPELPAGVEGRRMREDEFPAWLTRAVDGYARSWTDRGMPEARARAKSEAEHRENLPDGLATAGVAIDVLVEGGRVVGYVWIAETELDPGRRGAFVFDVEVAEEHRGRGHGRSLMLLAEREALAAGTRLIKLNVFAANTPAVRLYASLGYRESVRFSTKPLL from the coding sequence ATGACCACCACTCTGCGGCCGACCGGGCCGCTTCAGCAGGGCGCCGAAGGCGCCAGGGCACGCTCCTACGAGGTCTGCGTGAACAGCCGCCCGGTGGGCGCCGTCGACCTGCGTACGGACCCCGCGTTCGGGCCCGCAGGCGGCGTGATCGACGGGCTGCGGATCGACGAGCCCGACCGGGGGCGCGGCCGGGGCGCCGTGGCCGCCCTCGCCGCCGAGGAGGTGCTGCGCGGCTGGGGGTGCGACCGGGTGCGGATCGGCGTACCTGCCGACGCCACGGCCGCGCTGCGGCTGGCCGACGCGCTCGGCTACACCCTGCTCAACAGCCACCTGCTGAAGGAACTGCCCCAGCAGCCGCCGGAACTGCCCGCCGGGGTGGAGGGCCGCCGGATGCGCGAGGACGAGTTCCCGGCTTGGCTGACCAGGGCCGTCGACGGCTACGCCCGGTCCTGGACCGACCGGGGAATGCCGGAGGCCCGGGCACGCGCCAAGTCCGAGGCCGAACACCGGGAGAACCTTCCAGACGGCCTGGCGACCGCCGGCGTCGCCATCGATGTGCTGGTCGAGGGCGGCCGGGTGGTCGGGTACGTCTGGATCGCCGAGACCGAACTGGACCCCGGCCGCCGCGGCGCCTTCGTCTTCGACGTCGAGGTCGCCGAGGAGCACCGCGGGCGGGGCCACGGCCGTTCGCTGATGCTGCTCGCCGAGCGCGAGGCGCTGGCGGCCGGGACGCGGCTGATCAAGCTGAACGTGTTCGCGGCGAACACTCCGGCGGTCCGGCTCTACGCGTCACTCGGCTACCGGGAGTCCGTTCGCTTCTCCACCAAGCCGCTGCTCTGA
- a CDS encoding SsgA family sporulation/cell division regulator, which yields MNTTVSCELHLRLVVSSESSLPVPAGLRYDTADPYAVHATFHTGAEETVEWVFARDLLAEGLHRPTGTGDVRVWPSRSHGQGVVCIALSSPEGEALLEAPARALESFLKRTDAAVPPGTEHRHFDLDTELSHILAES from the coding sequence ATGAACACCACGGTCAGCTGCGAGCTGCACCTGCGCCTCGTTGTGTCGAGCGAGTCATCACTGCCTGTACCCGCGGGCCTGCGGTATGACACGGCCGATCCGTATGCCGTGCATGCCACCTTCCACACCGGAGCCGAGGAGACCGTGGAGTGGGTTTTCGCCCGCGATCTCCTCGCAGAGGGTCTGCACAGGCCCACCGGCACCGGCGACGTCCGAGTCTGGCCGTCGCGCAGTCACGGCCAGGGCGTGGTCTGTATCGCCCTGAGCTCCCCGGAAGGAGAAGCGCTGCTCGAAGCCCCTGCGAGGGCTCTGGAGTCGTTCCTCAAGCGGACCGACGCCGCCGTGCCACCCGGTACGGAACACCGTCACTTCGACCTCGACACCGAGCTCTCGCACATTCTGGCCGAAAGCTGA
- a CDS encoding CGNR zinc finger domain-containing protein — protein MLIPHDTRIALNVVVGLVNTTPEGSDADPLADIEGLYAFVRDYDVSGVGKLGEDDRQAVIGVRRQFAEVFAAPGSRAAAALVNRLVASAGTTPQLTDHDGYDWHVHYFAPGASVADHLAADGGMALAFIVVAGEQERLRRCEAPDCGHAFVDLSRNRSRRYCDSRTCGNRLHVAAYRARRKAAAG, from the coding sequence GTGCTGATCCCCCACGACACCCGGATCGCCCTCAACGTGGTGGTCGGTCTGGTGAACACCACGCCGGAGGGTTCGGACGCCGACCCGCTCGCCGACATCGAGGGGCTGTACGCCTTCGTGCGCGACTACGACGTGAGCGGCGTGGGGAAGCTCGGCGAGGACGACCGGCAGGCCGTGATCGGGGTACGCCGGCAGTTCGCCGAGGTGTTCGCCGCCCCGGGGTCCCGCGCAGCGGCGGCGCTCGTCAACCGGCTCGTCGCGTCCGCGGGCACGACTCCGCAGCTCACCGACCACGACGGTTACGACTGGCATGTGCACTACTTCGCCCCCGGCGCCTCGGTCGCCGACCACCTGGCGGCCGACGGCGGGATGGCGCTCGCCTTCATCGTCGTCGCGGGCGAGCAGGAGCGGCTGCGCCGCTGCGAGGCACCGGACTGCGGACACGCCTTCGTCGATCTCTCGCGCAACCGCTCCCGCCGGTACTGCGACAGCCGCACCTGCGGCAACCGCCTGCATGTCGCCGCCTACCGCGCCAGACGGAAGGCGGCCGCGGGCTGA
- a CDS encoding TIGR02611 family protein, which produces MNTESDGRSGGAAVASPGGGTGVSGADASSGRVPGSRAPAFVRKSRALRLSWQAGVFLAGLTVVAAGVVMLPLPGPGWLVIFGGMAVWATEFVWAQLVLRWTRRKVAEAARKALDPRARRRNLILFTAGLVIVAVLLAIYVGRFGLVMPWKIHE; this is translated from the coding sequence ATGAATACGGAGAGTGACGGACGGAGTGGAGGTGCCGCGGTGGCATCCCCGGGCGGCGGGACGGGCGTGAGCGGCGCGGACGCGTCCTCGGGGCGCGTACCCGGGTCCCGGGCCCCGGCCTTCGTCAGGAAGTCCAGGGCGCTGCGTCTGAGCTGGCAGGCGGGCGTCTTCCTCGCGGGCCTCACCGTGGTGGCCGCGGGCGTCGTCATGCTGCCGCTGCCGGGGCCCGGCTGGCTGGTGATCTTCGGTGGCATGGCGGTCTGGGCGACCGAGTTCGTCTGGGCGCAGCTGGTGCTCCGCTGGACCAGGCGGAAGGTGGCCGAAGCGGCGCGCAAGGCACTCGACCCCCGGGCCCGGCGCCGGAATCTGATCCTGTTCACGGCCGGGCTGGTGATCGTGGCCGTGCTGCTCGCGATCTACGTCGGGCGGTTCGGGCTCGTGATGCCGTGGAAGATCCACGAGTGA
- a CDS encoding aminotransferase class IV, giving the protein MKIWVNGGLRDADTALVSVLDHGLTVGDGIFETVKATGGRTFALTRHLDRLTRSARGLGLPDPDQDEVRRACTAVLDANPMPLGRLRITYTGGLSPLGSDRGDAGPTLVVALGGTKRRPDTTAAVTVPWTRNERSAVAGLKTTSYAENVVALARAHEQGATEALFANTTGALCEGTGSNVFVVVDGELHTPPLTSGCLAGITRALAVEWTGARESELPLDVLERADEIFLTSTLRDVQAVHRIDGRQLADAPGPVTSKAMRIWDERTAERLDP; this is encoded by the coding sequence ATGAAGATCTGGGTCAACGGCGGGCTGCGGGACGCGGACACCGCGCTGGTCTCCGTCCTCGACCACGGGCTGACCGTGGGCGACGGCATCTTCGAAACGGTGAAGGCGACCGGGGGCCGCACGTTCGCGCTCACCCGGCACCTGGACCGGCTGACCCGCTCCGCCCGCGGACTCGGCCTGCCCGATCCCGATCAGGACGAGGTGCGCCGCGCCTGTACGGCCGTGCTCGACGCCAACCCGATGCCCCTGGGCCGGCTGCGGATCACGTACACCGGAGGGCTCTCGCCGCTCGGTTCCGACCGCGGCGACGCGGGCCCGACCCTGGTCGTCGCACTCGGCGGGACCAAGCGCCGCCCCGACACCACCGCCGCGGTCACCGTCCCCTGGACACGCAACGAACGCAGTGCGGTGGCCGGGCTGAAGACCACCTCGTACGCGGAGAACGTCGTCGCGCTCGCGCGGGCCCATGAACAGGGCGCCACCGAGGCGCTGTTCGCCAACACCACGGGCGCGCTGTGCGAGGGGACCGGCTCCAATGTCTTCGTCGTGGTCGACGGCGAACTGCACACGCCGCCGCTCACCTCCGGCTGTCTGGCAGGCATCACGCGTGCGCTGGCCGTCGAGTGGACCGGAGCCCGGGAGAGCGAGCTGCCGCTGGACGTCCTGGAGCGGGCCGACGAGATCTTCCTGACCTCGACGCTCCGTGATGTGCAGGCCGTCCACCGGATCGACGGACGCCAACTGGCCGACGCGCCGGGCCCGGTGACCTCGAAGGCCATGCGGATCTGGGACGAGCGCACGGCGGAGCGGCTGGATCCCTGA
- a CDS encoding HIT family protein, which translates to MLHSMTSEPEQQIGVGTQDAFQRLWTPHRMAYIQGENKPSGPGSDDDCPFCSIPSKSDEDGLVVARGRHVYAVLNLYPYNGGHLMVVPFRHVADYTELDAAETAELAELTKRAMTALRTASGAHGFNIGMNQGASAGAGIAAHLHQHVVPRWGGDTNFMPVVGHTKVLPQLLADTRAMLAAAWPV; encoded by the coding sequence ATGCTGCACAGCATGACGAGTGAGCCGGAGCAGCAGATCGGAGTGGGGACGCAGGACGCGTTCCAGCGCCTGTGGACCCCCCACCGGATGGCGTACATCCAGGGGGAGAACAAGCCGAGCGGGCCGGGCTCGGATGACGACTGTCCGTTCTGCTCGATCCCGTCGAAGTCGGACGAGGACGGCCTTGTCGTGGCGCGCGGCCGGCATGTGTACGCGGTGCTCAACCTCTACCCGTACAACGGGGGCCACCTCATGGTCGTGCCGTTCCGCCATGTCGCCGACTACACGGAACTGGACGCGGCCGAGACCGCCGAGCTGGCCGAGCTGACCAAGCGGGCGATGACGGCGCTGCGGACGGCTTCCGGCGCGCACGGCTTCAACATCGGCATGAATCAGGGGGCGTCGGCGGGGGCGGGCATCGCCGCGCATCTGCACCAGCACGTGGTGCCGCGCTGGGGCGGTGACACCAACTTCATGCCGGTCGTCGGGCACACCAAGGTGCTGCCGCAGCTGCTGGCCGACACCCGCGCGATGCTGGCCGCGGCCTGGCCGGTCTGA
- the thrS gene encoding threonine--tRNA ligase has protein sequence MSDVRVVIQRDSEREERVVTTGTTAAELFPGERTVVAARVAGELKDLAYLPADGDEVEPVLISSEDGLNILRHSTAHVMAQAVQELFPDSKLGIGPPVKDGFYYDFDVERPFTPEDLKAIEKKMQEIQKRGQRFSRRVVTDDEARAELASEPYKLELIGIKGSASADDGADVEVGGGELTIYDNLDPKTGDLCWKDLCRGPHLPTTRFIPAFKLMRNAAAYWRGSEKNPMLQRIYGTAWPTKDELKAHLEFLEEAAKRDHRKLGNELDLFSFPDEIGPGLAVFHPKGGIIRRAMEDYSRKRHEEEGYEFVYSPHATKGKLFEKSGHLDWYADGMYPPMQLDDGVDYYLKPMNCPMHNLIFDARGRSYRELPLRLFEFGTVYRYEKSGVVHGLTRSRGFTQDDAHIYCTKEQMADELDRTLTFVLNLLRDYGLTDFYLELSTKDPEKFVGSDEVWEEATETLRQVAEKQGLPLVPDPGGAAFYGPKISVQCKDAIGRTWQMSTVQLDFNLPERFDLEYTGPDGTKQRPVMIHRALFGSIERFFAVLLEHYAGAFPVWLAPVQAVGIPIGDAHIPYLQEFAATARKQGLRVEVDASSDRMQKKIRNQQRAKVPFMIIAGDEDMANGAVSFRYRDGSQENGIPVDEAIAKIAQAVADRVQV, from the coding sequence GTGTCAGACGTCCGTGTGGTCATCCAACGCGATTCCGAGCGGGAAGAGCGCGTGGTGACGACGGGCACTACGGCAGCCGAGCTCTTCCCCGGCGAGCGCACCGTCGTCGCGGCCCGGGTGGCCGGAGAGCTGAAGGACCTGGCCTACCTGCCGGCTGACGGCGACGAGGTCGAGCCCGTCCTGATCTCCTCCGAAGACGGCCTCAACATCCTGCGGCACTCCACCGCGCATGTGATGGCACAGGCCGTGCAGGAGCTCTTCCCCGACTCGAAGCTCGGCATCGGCCCGCCGGTCAAGGACGGCTTCTACTACGACTTCGACGTCGAGCGGCCGTTCACCCCCGAGGATCTCAAGGCCATCGAGAAGAAGATGCAGGAGATCCAGAAGCGCGGGCAGCGCTTCTCGCGGCGTGTGGTGACCGACGACGAGGCCCGCGCCGAGCTGGCGTCCGAGCCGTACAAGCTGGAGCTCATCGGGATCAAGGGCTCCGCGTCGGCGGACGACGGGGCGGACGTCGAGGTGGGCGGCGGCGAGCTGACCATCTACGACAACCTCGACCCGAAGACCGGCGACCTCTGCTGGAAGGACCTCTGCCGAGGCCCGCACCTGCCCACCACCCGGTTCATCCCCGCCTTCAAGCTGATGCGGAACGCCGCCGCGTACTGGCGCGGCAGCGAGAAGAACCCGATGCTGCAGCGCATCTACGGCACCGCCTGGCCCACCAAGGACGAGCTCAAGGCGCACCTGGAGTTCCTGGAGGAGGCCGCCAAGCGGGACCACCGCAAGCTCGGCAACGAACTGGACCTCTTCTCTTTCCCTGACGAGATCGGCCCCGGCCTCGCGGTCTTCCACCCCAAGGGCGGCATCATCCGCCGCGCCATGGAGGACTACTCGCGCAAGCGGCACGAGGAGGAGGGCTACGAGTTCGTCTACTCGCCGCATGCCACCAAGGGCAAGCTCTTCGAGAAGTCCGGCCACCTGGACTGGTACGCGGACGGTATGTACCCGCCCATGCAGCTCGACGACGGGGTGGACTACTACCTCAAGCCGATGAACTGCCCCATGCACAACCTGATCTTCGATGCGCGCGGCCGCTCGTACCGCGAACTCCCGTTGCGCCTCTTCGAGTTCGGCACGGTGTACCGGTACGAGAAGTCGGGCGTCGTGCACGGCCTGACCCGCTCGCGCGGCTTCACCCAGGACGACGCGCACATCTACTGCACCAAGGAGCAGATGGCGGACGAGCTGGACAGGACGCTCACCTTCGTCCTGAACCTGCTGCGCGACTACGGCCTGACCGACTTCTACCTGGAGCTGTCCACCAAGGACCCGGAGAAGTTCGTCGGCTCGGACGAGGTCTGGGAAGAGGCCACCGAGACGCTCCGCCAGGTCGCCGAGAAGCAGGGCCTGCCGCTGGTCCCGGACCCGGGCGGCGCCGCGTTCTACGGGCCGAAGATCTCCGTCCAGTGCAAGGACGCCATCGGGCGCACCTGGCAGATGTCGACCGTCCAGCTCGACTTCAACCTGCCGGAGCGCTTCGACCTGGAGTACACCGGACCCGACGGCACCAAGCAGCGCCCGGTCATGATCCACCGCGCCCTGTTCGGTTCCATCGAGCGCTTCTTCGCGGTGCTCCTCGAGCACTACGCGGGTGCGTTCCCGGTCTGGCTGGCGCCCGTCCAGGCGGTCGGCATCCCGATCGGCGACGCGCATATCCCGTACCTGCAGGAGTTCGCCGCCACGGCACGCAAGCAGGGGCTGCGGGTCGAGGTGGACGCCTCGTCGGACCGGATGCAGAAGAAGATCCGCAACCAGCAGCGCGCCAAGGTGCCCTTCATGATCATCGCGGGCGACGAGGACATGGCCAACGGCGCCGTCTCCTTCCGGTACCGCGACGGATCACAGGAGAACGGCATCCCGGTGGATGAGGCCATCGCCAAGATCGCGCAGGCTGTCGCGGACCGCGTACAGGTCTGA